Proteins from a single region of Lelliottia sp. JS-SCA-14:
- the fliG gene encoding flagellar motor switch protein FliG produces MSNLSGKDKSVILLMTIGEDRAAEVFKHLSQREVQILSAAMANVRQISNQQLTEVLAEFEQEAEQFAALNVNANDYLRSVLVKALGEERAASLLEDILETRDTASGIETLNFMEPQSAADLIRDEHPQIIATILVHLKRSQAADILALFDERLRHDVMLRIATFGGVQPAALAELTEVLNGLLDGQNLKRSKMGGVRTAAEIINLMKSQQEEAVMSAVREFDGELAQKIIDEMFLFENLVEVDDRSVQRLLQEVDSESLLIALKGAEQPLREKFLRNMSQRAADILRDDLANRGPVRLSQVENEQKAILLIVRRLAETGEMVIGGGDDAYV; encoded by the coding sequence ATGAGTAACCTTAGCGGTAAAGATAAAAGCGTCATCCTGCTGATGACCATCGGTGAAGATCGTGCGGCGGAGGTGTTCAAACACCTCTCCCAGCGCGAAGTTCAGATCCTCAGTGCGGCGATGGCGAACGTGCGTCAGATCTCCAACCAGCAGCTGACGGAAGTGCTGGCCGAGTTTGAGCAGGAAGCGGAACAGTTCGCGGCGCTCAACGTCAACGCCAACGACTACCTGCGTTCGGTCCTGGTCAAAGCCCTGGGCGAAGAGCGTGCTGCCAGCCTGCTGGAAGATATTCTGGAAACACGCGATACCGCCAGCGGCATCGAAACGCTCAACTTTATGGAGCCGCAGAGTGCCGCCGACCTTATTCGCGACGAGCACCCACAGATCATCGCCACCATCCTGGTGCACCTCAAACGCAGCCAGGCGGCAGATATTCTGGCGCTGTTCGACGAACGTCTGCGTCACGATGTGATGCTGCGTATCGCCACCTTCGGCGGCGTCCAGCCGGCGGCGCTGGCGGAGCTGACCGAAGTGCTGAACGGCCTGCTCGACGGCCAGAACCTCAAGCGCAGCAAAATGGGCGGCGTGAGAACCGCAGCCGAAATTATCAACCTGATGAAATCGCAGCAGGAAGAGGCCGTTATGTCGGCGGTGCGCGAATTCGACGGCGAGCTGGCACAGAAAATTATCGACGAGATGTTCCTGTTCGAAAACCTGGTCGAAGTCGACGATCGCAGCGTCCAGCGCCTGCTCCAGGAAGTGGATTCCGAATCCCTGCTTATCGCCCTCAAAGGGGCCGAGCAGCCGCTACGCGAGAAATTCCTGCGCAACATGTCTCAGCGTGCGGCGGATATCCTGCGCGACGACCTTGCCAACCGTGGCCCGGTTCGTCTGTCTCAGGTGGAAAACGAACAGAAAGCGATCCTGCTTATCGTACGTCGTCTGGCCGAAACCGGCGAGATGGTGATTGGCGGCGGAGACGATGCGTATGTCTAA
- the fliH gene encoding flagellar assembly protein FliH → MSKELPWKRWTPDDLAPPMAEFMPALLPSSSSEESADEDVPELSEEEQRAQMLAHLQMQAHEQGYNAGMNEGRQLGHQQGYEEGKAQGLEKGLEESRQQQAPVHARMQQLVSEFQNTLDALDSVIASRLMQMALEAARQVIGHTPVVDNSALIKQIQGLLQQEPLFSGKPQLRVHPDDLQRVEEMLGATLSLHGWRLRGDPSLHHGGCKVSADEGDLDASVATRWQELCRLAAPGVV, encoded by the coding sequence ATGTCTAAGGAGTTGCCGTGGAAGCGCTGGACTCCTGACGATCTGGCCCCGCCGATGGCGGAGTTTATGCCTGCCCTGCTGCCCTCCTCTTCCAGCGAAGAGAGCGCAGACGAAGATGTCCCGGAGCTGAGCGAAGAAGAGCAGCGCGCGCAGATGCTGGCGCATCTGCAAATGCAGGCGCATGAGCAAGGCTATAACGCGGGCATGAATGAAGGTCGCCAGCTTGGCCACCAGCAGGGTTACGAAGAAGGCAAAGCCCAGGGCCTTGAGAAAGGTCTTGAGGAGTCACGCCAGCAGCAGGCCCCGGTCCATGCGCGGATGCAGCAGCTGGTGAGCGAGTTCCAGAACACGCTCGATGCGCTCGACAGCGTCATCGCCTCACGCCTGATGCAGATGGCGCTCGAAGCGGCACGCCAGGTGATTGGTCATACGCCGGTGGTCGATAACTCGGCGCTAATTAAACAGATTCAGGGCTTGCTGCAACAAGAACCTTTGTTCAGCGGCAAACCGCAGCTGCGCGTCCATCCGGACGATCTGCAGCGCGTCGAAGAGATGCTGGGCGCCACGCTGAGCCTGCACGGCTGGCGTCTGCGCGGCGATCCGTCGCTGCATCACGGCGGGTGTAAAGTCTCCGCTGATGAAGGCGATCTGGACGCCAGCGTCGCCACGCGCTGGCAGGAACTGTGCCGCCTGGCCGCACCGGGAGTTGTCTGA
- the fliI gene encoding flagellar protein export ATPase FliI encodes MTARLTRWLNTLDNFETKMAQLPSVRRYGRLTRATGLVLEATGLQLPLGATCVIERQDQNETREVESEVVGFNGQRLFLMPLEEVEGILPGARVYAKNNSGDGLHSGKQLPLGPALLGRVLDGAGKPLDGLPAPDTTETGALITQPFNPLQRTAIEHVLDTGVRPINALLTVGRGQRMGLFAGSGVGKSVLLGMMARYTEADVIVVGLIGERGREVKDFIENILGADGRARSVVIAAPADVSPLLRMQGAAYATRIAEDFRDRGQHVLLIMDSLTRYAMAQREIALAIGEPPATKGYPPSVFAKLPALVERAGNGVSGGGSVTAFYTVLTEGDDQQDPIADSARAILDGHIVLSRHLAEAGHYPAIDIEASISRAMTALISEKHYARVRNFKQLLSSFQRNRDLVSVGAYAKGSDPMLDKAIALWPQLEAFLQQGIFERADWEDSLQALDLIFPQV; translated from the coding sequence ATGACCGCCCGTCTGACGCGCTGGCTGAACACGCTCGACAACTTTGAAACGAAGATGGCGCAACTGCCATCTGTTCGTCGTTATGGTCGTCTGACCCGTGCCACCGGGCTGGTGCTGGAAGCCACCGGCTTACAGCTGCCGCTCGGCGCAACCTGCGTGATTGAACGCCAGGACCAGAACGAAACGCGCGAAGTCGAAAGCGAAGTCGTCGGCTTCAACGGCCAGCGCCTGTTTTTGATGCCCCTCGAAGAGGTGGAAGGCATTCTGCCCGGCGCGCGCGTGTACGCGAAAAACAACTCCGGCGACGGGCTGCACAGCGGTAAGCAATTACCGCTCGGTCCGGCGCTGTTAGGCCGTGTCCTCGACGGCGCAGGGAAACCGCTCGACGGACTGCCCGCGCCGGACACCACCGAAACCGGGGCGCTGATCACTCAGCCGTTTAACCCGCTGCAACGTACCGCCATCGAACACGTGCTGGATACGGGCGTACGCCCAATCAACGCCCTGCTGACCGTCGGTCGCGGACAGCGTATGGGTCTGTTCGCCGGTTCCGGTGTCGGTAAATCGGTACTGCTCGGGATGATGGCGCGTTACACCGAGGCCGACGTGATTGTCGTGGGGCTGATCGGGGAACGTGGCCGCGAAGTTAAAGATTTTATCGAGAACATTCTCGGGGCCGATGGCCGCGCGCGTTCGGTGGTAATCGCCGCTCCGGCGGATGTCTCCCCGCTGCTGCGTATGCAGGGTGCCGCCTACGCCACCCGTATTGCTGAAGATTTTCGCGATCGCGGCCAGCACGTGCTGCTGATCATGGACTCCCTGACCCGCTACGCGATGGCTCAGCGTGAAATCGCGCTGGCAATCGGCGAACCCCCGGCGACCAAAGGCTATCCGCCGTCGGTGTTTGCCAAACTGCCTGCGCTGGTTGAACGCGCAGGGAACGGAGTGAGCGGCGGCGGTTCGGTCACCGCGTTTTACACGGTCCTGACCGAAGGCGATGACCAGCAGGACCCGATTGCCGACTCGGCGCGTGCGATCCTCGACGGTCACATCGTGCTTTCCCGTCATCTGGCGGAAGCGGGCCACTATCCGGCGATCGACATTGAAGCCTCAATCAGCCGTGCGATGACCGCGCTGATTAGCGAAAAACATTACGCCCGCGTGCGTAACTTTAAACAACTGCTTTCCAGCTTCCAGCGTAACCGCGATCTGGTGAGCGTCGGGGCCTATGCCAAAGGCAGCGACCCGATGCTTGACAAGGCGATTGCGCTTTGGCCACAGCTGGAGGCGTTCTTGCAACAAGGTATTTTTGAACGTGCCGACTGGGAAGATTCTCTCCAGGCTTTGGATCTGATATTCCCGCAGGTGTAA
- the fliJ gene encoding flagellar export protein FliJ: MAQHGALATLKDLAEKEVDDAALQLGAMRRGYQQAEEQLTMLIDYQHEYRTNLNTDMSQGIGSQRWINYQQFIQTLEKAIEQHRQQLTQWDQKVDKALNFWREKKQRLQAWTTLQDRQTAATLLAENRLDQKKMDEFAQRASMRKTE, from the coding sequence ATGGCGCAACATGGCGCATTAGCGACGCTAAAAGATCTGGCTGAAAAAGAAGTTGATGATGCCGCACTGCAGCTTGGCGCAATGCGACGCGGATATCAGCAGGCTGAAGAACAGTTGACGATGTTAATCGACTATCAGCACGAATATCGCACCAACCTCAATACCGATATGTCACAGGGCATTGGCAGCCAGCGCTGGATTAACTATCAGCAGTTTATTCAGACGCTGGAAAAGGCGATCGAACAGCATCGCCAGCAGCTGACCCAGTGGGACCAGAAAGTCGATAAGGCACTCAATTTCTGGCGAGAAAAGAAGCAGCGACTTCAGGCCTGGACTACGCTTCAGGATCGACAGACCGCCGCGACCCTGCTTGCCGAAAACCGCCTCGATCAGAAGAAAATGGATGAGTTTGCCCAGCGCGCATCAATGAGGAAAACGGAATGA
- the fliK gene encoding flagellar hook length control protein FliK, with translation MITLQQLLMTDPDLSGGTQTGKGAEGAQDFLSLLAGALTDTAGQGQGKDAPLTLASLKAATSKLSKEAILKDGDSTLQTKLASLLARQDQIAADGAAKTAPLEGLVAGMLPATHGDALKALTGQAQKEEETKTDLNDEELAGLSALMAMLPHQQTATAAIAPSTTAGEIATQPAGVASSSSRNAMLNADVAINSKVQANTGDAERTTLSASVQPLTPVAEAVAAKHEAISAASSTTSSATLSPILANSISAPPPAVAAPAAVISQPLGTHEWQQAISQHVTLYTKQGQQSAELHLHPEELGQVQISLKLDDNQAQLQMVSAHGSVRAALEAALPMLRTSLAENGIQLAQSTISSESFAGQQQQSSQQQQQASRSGQQGGFNDESEELLATPAALQSAARGNSAVDIFA, from the coding sequence ATGATCACACTGCAACAACTGCTGATGACCGACCCTGACCTGTCCGGCGGCACGCAGACGGGTAAAGGCGCCGAGGGCGCACAAGATTTTCTCTCCCTGCTGGCGGGTGCCTTAACGGACACCGCAGGCCAGGGCCAGGGCAAAGACGCCCCGCTGACGCTGGCGTCCCTGAAAGCCGCCACCAGCAAGCTGTCGAAAGAGGCGATCCTGAAGGACGGCGATAGCACCCTTCAGACCAAACTCGCCTCTCTGCTGGCGCGTCAGGATCAGATCGCCGCCGACGGTGCCGCAAAAACGGCACCGCTGGAAGGTCTGGTGGCGGGCATGCTGCCTGCCACCCACGGCGATGCGCTGAAAGCCCTGACCGGCCAGGCGCAAAAAGAAGAAGAGACTAAAACCGACCTGAACGATGAAGAGCTCGCCGGGCTGAGCGCCCTGATGGCGATGCTGCCGCACCAGCAGACGGCGACGGCGGCCATCGCGCCATCAACCACGGCAGGTGAGATCGCAACACAGCCTGCGGGCGTCGCCTCCTCTTCATCACGCAATGCGATGTTGAATGCCGATGTTGCCATCAACAGCAAAGTGCAGGCCAATACCGGGGATGCCGAACGCACTACTTTGTCGGCCAGCGTCCAGCCGTTAACGCCAGTGGCGGAAGCGGTCGCCGCGAAGCATGAAGCGATCAGCGCCGCCTCTTCGACGACATCGAGCGCAACCTTGTCCCCGATTCTGGCGAACAGTATTAGCGCACCGCCCCCTGCCGTTGCGGCACCCGCAGCGGTGATCAGCCAGCCGCTGGGGACGCACGAGTGGCAGCAGGCGATCAGCCAGCACGTCACTTTGTATACCAAACAGGGCCAGCAGAGCGCGGAACTGCATTTACACCCGGAAGAACTGGGACAAGTGCAAATTTCGCTTAAACTTGATGATAACCAGGCCCAGCTGCAGATGGTTTCCGCCCACGGCAGCGTACGTGCTGCGCTGGAAGCGGCGCTGCCGATGCTGCGCACCTCGCTTGCCGAGAACGGCATTCAGCTGGCGCAAAGCACCATCAGCAGTGAAAGCTTCGCAGGCCAACAGCAGCAGTCCTCTCAGCAGCAACAGCAGGCCTCGCGTTCCGGCCAGCAGGGTGGATTTAACGACGAAAGTGAAGAACTGCTGGCAACGCCTGCGGCACTGCAGTCCGCCGCGCGTGGCAACAGCGCCGTAGACATCTTTGCCTAA
- the fliL gene encoding flagellar basal body-associated protein FliL has translation MTDSAITKKSKRSIWVPLLVLITLAACATAGYSYWRSQQAPSAAAHAEPPPPPAPVFFALDTFTVNLGDADRVLYVGITLRLKDDATRTRLSEYLPEVRSRLLLLFSRQDASGLATDDGKQKLVEAIKQTLAAPLVAGQPKQEVTDVLYTAFILR, from the coding sequence ATGACTGACTCCGCTATCACCAAAAAAAGCAAGCGCTCCATTTGGGTGCCGCTGCTGGTGTTAATTACACTCGCCGCATGTGCGACCGCTGGCTATAGTTACTGGCGTTCACAACAAGCGCCGTCAGCCGCTGCCCATGCAGAACCCCCGCCGCCTCCGGCACCGGTCTTTTTCGCACTGGATACCTTCACCGTTAACCTCGGTGATGCGGATCGTGTGCTGTATGTCGGCATTACCCTGCGCCTGAAAGATGACGCAACTCGCACCCGTCTGAGCGAATACCTGCCAGAAGTGCGTAGCCGCCTGTTACTGCTTTTCTCTCGTCAGGACGCCTCCGGGCTTGCCACCGATGACGGGAAGCAAAAGCTGGTCGAGGCCATCAAACAAACGCTGGCAGCGCCACTGGTAGCAGGTCAACCTAAGCAGGAAGTCACTGACGTTCTGTACACAGCTTTCATCCTGCGGTAG
- the fliM gene encoding flagellar motor switch protein FliM, protein MGDSILSQAEIDALLNGDSEKSDDPVPGQGGESDIRPYDPNTQRRVVRERLQALEIINERFARQFRMGLFNLLRRSPDITVGAIRIQPYHEFARNLPVPTNLNLIHLKPLRGTGLFVFSPSLVFIAVDNLFGGDGRFPTKVEGREFTHTEQRVINRMLKLALESYSDAWKAINPLEVEYVRSEMQVKFTNITTSPNDIVVNTPFHVEIGNLTGEFNICLPFSMIEPLREVLVNPPLENSRHEDQNWRENLVRQVQHSQLELVASFADIPLRLSQILKLQPGDVLPIEKPDRIIAHVDGVPVLTSQYGTVNGQYALRVEHLINPILNSLNEEQPK, encoded by the coding sequence ATGGGCGATAGTATTCTTTCTCAAGCGGAAATCGATGCGCTGCTCAACGGCGACAGCGAGAAGAGCGATGATCCCGTACCGGGACAGGGTGGCGAATCTGATATTCGCCCCTATGACCCGAATACCCAGCGTCGCGTGGTGCGCGAGCGCCTGCAGGCGCTGGAGATCATCAACGAACGTTTTGCACGTCAGTTCCGTATGGGGCTGTTTAACCTGCTGCGTCGTAGCCCGGACATTACCGTCGGGGCAATCCGCATTCAGCCTTATCATGAGTTTGCCCGCAACCTGCCGGTGCCGACTAACCTTAACCTGATCCACCTGAAACCGCTGCGTGGCACCGGGCTGTTCGTGTTTTCTCCGAGCCTGGTCTTTATCGCCGTGGATAACCTGTTTGGCGGTGACGGTCGCTTCCCGACGAAAGTCGAAGGACGCGAATTTACTCATACTGAACAGCGTGTGATCAACCGCATGCTGAAGCTGGCACTGGAATCTTACAGCGACGCGTGGAAAGCGATTAACCCGCTGGAAGTGGAGTACGTGCGTTCGGAGATGCAGGTGAAATTCACCAACATCACCACCTCGCCAAACGACATCGTCGTCAATACCCCGTTCCACGTGGAAATCGGCAACCTGACCGGCGAGTTTAATATCTGCCTGCCGTTCAGCATGATTGAGCCGCTGCGCGAAGTGCTGGTGAACCCACCGCTGGAAAACTCACGCCATGAGGATCAGAACTGGCGCGAGAATCTGGTGCGTCAGGTGCAGCATTCACAGCTTGAACTGGTGGCGAGTTTTGCGGATATCCCGCTGCGTTTGTCCCAGATCCTGAAATTACAACCCGGCGATGTGCTGCCGATAGAAAAACCGGACCGCATTATTGCCCATGTGGATGGCGTCCCGGTATTGACCAGCCAGTACGGCACCGTTAACGGTCAATACGCGCTACGCGTTGAGCACTTGATCAATCCGATATTGAATTCGCTGAATGAGGAACAGCCCAAATGA
- the fliN gene encoding flagellar motor switch protein FliN yields the protein MSDMNNPSDENSGALDDLWADALNEQQATPSKSAAEAVFQQLGGGDVSGTLQDIDLIMDIPVKLTVELGRTRMTIKELLRLTQGSVVALEGLAGEPLDILINGYLIAQGEVVVVADKYGVRITDIITPSERMRRLSR from the coding sequence ATGAGTGACATGAACAATCCGTCCGATGAAAACAGCGGAGCACTGGACGATCTGTGGGCTGATGCGTTAAACGAGCAACAGGCAACCCCGAGCAAAAGCGCGGCGGAAGCGGTGTTTCAGCAGTTAGGCGGCGGTGACGTCAGCGGTACGCTGCAGGATATCGACCTGATTATGGATATCCCGGTAAAACTGACCGTTGAGCTGGGTCGTACCCGGATGACCATCAAAGAGCTGCTGCGCCTGACGCAGGGTTCCGTGGTGGCCCTTGAAGGTCTGGCCGGTGAGCCGCTGGATATCCTGATCAACGGCTATCTGATTGCCCAGGGTGAAGTGGTGGTCGTGGCCGATAAATACGGCGTGCGTATTACCGACATCATTACCCCGTCTGAACGTATGCGTCGTCTGAGCCGCTAA
- the fliO gene encoding flagellar biosynthetic protein FliO, which produces MKTQATVSQPSAVPGSPLLQVSGALFGIIAFILIAAWLVKRFGLAGKTALTRGLKVSASTSLGPRERVVIVEVEDARLVLGVTATQINVLHKLPPAPETAPESAESSADFQSVMKSLLKRSGRS; this is translated from the coding sequence ATGAAAACCCAGGCAACAGTATCTCAACCCTCTGCGGTGCCCGGCTCGCCGCTGCTCCAGGTGAGCGGTGCGCTGTTCGGTATTATTGCCTTTATTCTGATTGCCGCGTGGCTGGTCAAACGTTTTGGCCTGGCGGGTAAAACCGCCCTCACGCGCGGTCTGAAAGTGAGCGCCAGTACGTCGCTCGGCCCGCGGGAACGCGTGGTGATTGTTGAAGTAGAAGATGCGCGCCTGGTGTTGGGCGTGACTGCAACGCAAATTAATGTGCTGCATAAACTGCCTCCTGCGCCGGAAACCGCGCCAGAGAGTGCAGAGAGTTCAGCGGATTTTCAGTCCGTTATGAAGAGTTTGCTTAAGCGTTCCGGGAGATCCTGA
- the fliP gene encoding flagellar type III secretion system pore protein FliP (The bacterial flagellar biogenesis protein FliP forms a type III secretion system (T3SS)-type pore required for flagellar assembly.) — MRRVLSLTLAGLCLFAPAVHAQLPGLISTPMAGGGQSWSLPVQTLVFITALTFIPAVLLMMTSFTRIIIVFGLLRNALGTPSAPPNQVMLGLALFLTFFIMSPVIDKIYADAYQPFSEDKISMQVALEKGAQPLREFMLRQTREADLALFARLANAGPMQGPEAVPMRILLPAYVTSELKTAFQIGFTIFIPFLIIDLVIASVLMALGMMMVPPASIALPFKIMLFVLVDGWQLLVGSLAQSFYS; from the coding sequence ATGCGCCGTGTGTTATCCCTTACGCTGGCAGGCCTCTGCCTGTTTGCTCCTGCCGTGCATGCCCAGTTACCCGGTCTGATTTCAACCCCGATGGCGGGCGGCGGCCAGAGCTGGTCTCTGCCGGTTCAGACGCTGGTGTTTATCACCGCCCTGACCTTTATTCCGGCGGTGTTGCTGATGATGACCAGCTTCACCCGCATCATCATCGTCTTTGGTTTGCTGCGAAATGCGCTCGGTACGCCGTCTGCGCCGCCGAACCAGGTGATGCTTGGCTTAGCCCTGTTTCTGACCTTCTTTATTATGTCGCCGGTGATCGACAAGATTTACGCCGACGCCTATCAGCCGTTCAGTGAAGACAAAATCTCGATGCAGGTGGCGCTCGAAAAAGGCGCTCAGCCGCTGCGTGAATTTATGCTGCGTCAGACCCGTGAAGCGGATCTCGCCCTGTTTGCCCGTCTGGCGAATGCCGGCCCGATGCAAGGCCCGGAAGCGGTGCCGATGCGCATTCTGCTGCCTGCGTACGTGACCAGCGAGCTGAAAACCGCGTTCCAGATTGGTTTCACCATTTTTATTCCGTTCCTGATTATCGACCTGGTGATCGCCAGCGTCCTGATGGCGCTCGGGATGATGATGGTGCCCCCCGCCTCCATTGCCCTGCCCTTTAAGATCATGCTCTTTGTGCTGGTCGACGGCTGGCAACTGCTGGTCGGGTCGCTGGCGCAGAGTTTCTACAGTTGA
- the fliQ gene encoding flagellar biosynthesis protein FliQ, with translation MTPESVMMMGTEAMKIAISVASPLLLVALITGLVISILQAATQINEMTLSFIPKIIAVFVTIIVAGPWMLNLLLDYMRNLFTNLPYIIG, from the coding sequence ATGACTCCTGAATCGGTCATGATGATGGGCACGGAGGCGATGAAAATCGCCATCTCCGTCGCCTCTCCTCTTCTGCTGGTGGCTCTGATCACCGGTCTTGTTATCAGTATTTTGCAGGCGGCGACGCAGATTAACGAAATGACCCTGTCGTTCATTCCGAAAATCATCGCTGTGTTTGTCACCATTATCGTTGCCGGGCCGTGGATGCTGAACCTGTTGCTGGACTACATGCGCAACCTGTTTACCAACCTGCCCTACATCATCGGCTGA
- the fliR gene encoding flagellar biosynthetic protein FliR, translating into MLHFTSDQFMGWLGLYFWPLLRIMALIMSAPIFSEKSIPKRVKIGLGMAITFVVAPTLPPVDVPIFSPQAVWMALQQILIGVAIGFTMQLAFAAVRTAGELIGLQMGLSFATFIDPASHLNMPVLARIIDMLAMLLFLSFNGHLWLISMLVDTFHTLPIGGNPVNSNAFLALVRAAGLIFLNGLMLALPVITLLLTVNLALGLLNRMAPQLSVFVIGFPVTLTVGLILMALLMPLIAPFCEHLFGELFTLLTDIVHELPRNINP; encoded by the coding sequence ATGCTACATTTCACCAGCGATCAGTTCATGGGCTGGCTCGGCCTCTACTTCTGGCCGCTGCTGCGCATCATGGCGCTGATCATGAGCGCGCCCATCTTCAGTGAAAAATCGATCCCCAAACGCGTGAAAATCGGTCTGGGGATGGCGATTACTTTTGTGGTTGCCCCGACGCTCCCGCCCGTTGACGTGCCGATTTTCTCTCCCCAGGCGGTCTGGATGGCGCTGCAGCAGATCCTGATCGGCGTGGCGATTGGCTTTACCATGCAGCTGGCGTTTGCGGCGGTGCGTACCGCCGGTGAACTTATCGGCCTGCAGATGGGGCTCTCTTTCGCCACCTTCATCGATCCGGCGAGCCACCTCAACATGCCGGTGCTGGCGCGTATCATCGATATGCTGGCGATGCTGCTGTTCCTGAGCTTCAACGGTCACCTGTGGCTGATCTCAATGCTGGTGGATACTTTCCACACGCTGCCGATTGGCGGTAACCCGGTCAACAGCAACGCCTTCCTCGCGCTGGTGCGCGCCGCCGGGCTGATTTTCCTCAATGGTCTGATGTTGGCCCTGCCGGTCATCACCCTGCTCCTCACGGTGAACCTGGCGCTGGGACTCCTGAACCGTATGGCGCCGCAGCTGTCGGTATTTGTCATCGGCTTCCCGGTCACCCTGACCGTCGGCCTGATATTGATGGCCCTGTTAATGCCTCTGATCGCCCCCTTCTGCGAACATTTATTTGGCGAATTGTTTACTTTATTGACGGATATTGTTCACGAGCTACCCAGAAATATTAATCCCTGA
- the rcsA gene encoding transcriptional regulator RcsA: protein MSTIIMDLCSYTRLGLTGYLASRGVKKRDINDVHDVGELEAACDTYKPGVVFINEDCFIHDPANSQHIKQIINQHPKTLFIVFMAIANIHFDEYLLVRKNLLISSKSIKPESLDDILGDYLNKETKSVAEFNIPTLSLSRTESSMLRMWMAGQGTIQISDQMNIKAKTVSSHKGNIKRKIKTHNKQVIYHVVRLTDNVTNGIFVNMR, encoded by the coding sequence ATGTCAACGATCATTATGGATTTATGCAGTTACACCCGGCTAGGGCTAACCGGGTACCTGGCAAGCAGAGGGGTTAAAAAGCGAGACATCAACGATGTGCATGATGTTGGTGAACTTGAAGCCGCTTGTGATACTTACAAGCCCGGCGTGGTGTTTATTAATGAGGACTGTTTCATTCACGATCCAGCCAACAGTCAGCACATCAAGCAGATCATTAATCAACATCCTAAAACCCTGTTTATTGTTTTTATGGCGATCGCAAATATCCATTTCGATGAATATCTGTTAGTCCGTAAAAACCTATTAATCAGTTCTAAATCAATTAAGCCCGAGTCGCTGGATGACATTTTGGGTGATTATTTGAATAAAGAGACAAAGAGTGTAGCGGAGTTTAACATACCCACGCTATCATTAAGCCGCACTGAATCAAGTATGCTGCGAATGTGGATGGCCGGACAGGGCACAATTCAAATTTCCGACCAGATGAACATCAAAGCAAAAACGGTTTCGTCACATAAGGGTAATATTAAAAGGAAAATAAAAACGCATAATAAACAGGTCATCTATCATGTTGTTCGTCTGACGGATAATGTGACCAACGGTATTTTTGTCAATATGCGCTAA
- the dsrB gene encoding protein DsrB: MKVNDRVTVKTDGGPRRPGVVLAVEQFNEGIMYLVSLEDYPLGIWFFNEIGHSDGIFVEKAESE; the protein is encoded by the coding sequence ATGAAGGTCAACGATCGGGTCACCGTCAAGACGGACGGCGGACCGCGCCGCCCAGGCGTAGTACTGGCAGTGGAACAGTTTAACGAAGGCATCATGTATCTGGTGTCGCTGGAAGATTACCCGCTCGGCATCTGGTTCTTTAACGAGATTGGCCATTCTGACGGGATCTTTGTGGAAAAAGCGGAATCTGAATAA
- the yodD gene encoding YodD family peroxide/acid resistance protein, giving the protein MKTAKEYSDTAKREVSVDVDALLAAINEISEGEVRRSEEDPTRVSIDGRDYHTYRELAEAFELDIHDFSISEVNR; this is encoded by the coding sequence ATGAAGACCGCGAAAGAGTACAGCGACACCGCGAAACGCGAAGTCAGCGTCGATGTCGATGCCCTGCTGGCCGCGATTAATGAAATCAGCGAAGGCGAAGTGCGCCGCTCGGAGGAAGACCCCACGCGCGTGAGCATCGACGGGCGTGACTATCACACCTACCGCGAGCTGGCCGAGGCGTTTGAGCTGGATATTCATGATTTCAGCATCAGCGAAGTGAACCGTTGA